In one Lolium rigidum isolate FL_2022 chromosome 3, APGP_CSIRO_Lrig_0.1, whole genome shotgun sequence genomic region, the following are encoded:
- the LOC124697379 gene encoding chaperone protein dnaJ 8, chloroplastic-like, with the protein MATVAGGAALHLRVPSPALEPVRRQRMASNSIRCGRVRGAATARSAGGVEEDHYRTLRLAPGATRGEVKKAFHRLALQYHPDVVRRRDGDGDGDDDGVDFQRINVAYQTVMGNVREAEARLEDWRARYGLADEDLERYRRCLNDEDEDDLFADF; encoded by the coding sequence atggctaccgTCGCCGGAGGAGCAGCGCTGCACCTGCGCGTCCCTTCGCCAGCGTTGGAGCCGGTGCGACGACAACGAATGGCTTCGAATTCGATAAGGTGCGGCCGCGTGCgcggggcggcgacggcgaggtcagCGGGCGGGGTGGAGGAGGACCACTACCGGACGCTGAGGCTGGCGCCGGGAGCCACCAGGGGCGAGGTCAAGAAGGCCTTCCACCGCCTCGCGCTGCAGTACCACCCGGACGTCGTGCGCcggcgcgacggcgacggcgacggcgacgacgacggcgtggaCTTCCAGCGGATCAACGTGGCGTACCAGACGGTGATGGGCAACGTGCGGGAGGCGGAAGCCAGGCTCGAGGACTGGCGCGCTCGGTACGGCCTCGCCGACGaggacctcgagcggtaccgccgcTGCCtcaacgacgaggacgaggacgacttgTTCGCCGACTTCTGA